A single genomic interval of Psychroserpens sp. NJDZ02 harbors:
- a CDS encoding IS1182 family transposase has product MQGTKIYQEKLFNNFQLSRRVPQDNFYRRLSEILDLEFLRNQTKIYYGNCGQKSLDPVVFFKFCLVGYLENITSDRKLVLHCSLRLDILYFLGYDIDEELPWHSTLSRTHQLYPESVFESLFTHVFKMCVDMQMVSGHTQVIDAAPVKANASMDSLELKVPEEDLEAHLHAVRHISNRDKAVPLRSAKVNKAPKSQQELSASRQELQAIKSRNKKWSKDQNHRPGAGNKGSRYTSNKTHYSPTDPDARISVKPGKARKLNYSSQLTVDAAHHVISDIKAYHADGKDSQHLPDIVLRVKRRLWQSGLTIDNCLADTGYSSGENYAFLEKQDITSYIPPHGTFKGGPDEFIYNEKEDHYTCPQGKIIPFKKVFYEKKSNTKKKAYRGSKKLCIDCPIRSACLSKTAQEKSFSVTYYRAEYMRNIVRVDSKKGSYMKGKRQSTVEPVFGTLTQFLGMGKVNTLGIKQANKCMHLSATAYNLKKYLKYMKNLPESIAGLLAFIKSIKNHLISLRMQCFKPLAF; this is encoded by the coding sequence ATGCAAGGCACAAAAATATATCAGGAGAAATTATTCAACAATTTCCAGTTGAGTCGTCGGGTTCCCCAAGACAATTTTTATAGACGATTATCAGAAATTTTAGACTTAGAATTTCTACGGAATCAAACAAAAATCTATTACGGAAACTGTGGACAAAAAAGTTTAGATCCCGTGGTGTTTTTCAAATTCTGTTTAGTGGGGTATTTAGAGAATATCACTAGCGACAGAAAACTGGTATTACATTGTAGTCTTCGACTGGATATTCTTTATTTTCTTGGCTATGATATCGATGAAGAATTACCATGGCATTCTACGTTAAGTAGAACACATCAACTGTATCCAGAGTCAGTTTTTGAAAGTCTATTTACTCATGTTTTCAAAATGTGCGTAGACATGCAAATGGTAAGTGGCCACACCCAAGTTATAGACGCCGCACCTGTAAAAGCAAATGCTTCGATGGATAGCTTAGAACTTAAAGTGCCAGAAGAAGATCTAGAAGCTCATTTACACGCCGTACGACATATAAGCAATAGAGATAAAGCAGTGCCACTTCGATCAGCCAAAGTTAATAAAGCCCCAAAATCGCAACAAGAATTATCAGCAAGCCGTCAGGAATTACAAGCGATAAAAAGCCGAAACAAAAAATGGTCAAAAGATCAAAACCATCGTCCTGGAGCAGGAAATAAAGGCTCGCGTTATACTAGTAATAAAACGCATTACAGTCCAACCGATCCCGATGCTCGTATAAGTGTAAAACCAGGAAAAGCAAGAAAACTAAACTATTCAAGTCAGCTCACGGTAGATGCCGCACATCATGTAATAAGTGACATCAAGGCCTATCATGCCGATGGCAAAGACAGTCAGCATTTACCAGATATTGTATTGCGAGTAAAAAGACGCTTATGGCAATCTGGTCTTACCATAGACAACTGTCTCGCGGATACCGGTTACAGTAGTGGCGAGAATTATGCTTTTTTAGAAAAGCAGGATATTACCAGTTACATTCCGCCACACGGCACCTTTAAAGGAGGACCAGATGAATTTATTTATAATGAAAAAGAAGATCACTACACCTGCCCTCAAGGTAAGATTATCCCCTTTAAAAAGGTGTTTTACGAAAAGAAGAGCAACACCAAAAAGAAGGCCTATAGAGGTTCAAAAAAACTTTGTATAGATTGCCCAATACGAAGCGCTTGCTTAAGCAAAACGGCACAAGAAAAGTCATTTTCCGTAACGTATTACCGCGCAGAATACATGCGGAATATAGTACGAGTTGATAGTAAAAAAGGAAGCTATATGAAAGGAAAACGACAAAGCACGGTAGAGCCTGTTTTTGGTACACTAACTCAGTTTTTAGGCATGGGAAAAGTAAATACCCTTGGGATTAAACAAGCTAATAAGTGTATGCATCTATCCGCAACAGCCTATAATCTTAAAAAGTATTTAAAATATATGAAAAACCTGCCAGAAAGTATAGCGGGACTACTTGCTTTTATTAAAAGCATCAAAAACCACCTAATAAGCCTTCGAATGCAATGTTTTAAGCCACTTGCATTTTAG